Proteins found in one Methylobacterium sp. CB376 genomic segment:
- the rpmC gene encoding 50S ribosomal protein L29, with protein MKSSQRLSDLSAMSPDQLGEELVNLKKEQFNLRFQRATGQLENVARIREVRRDIARVRTLQRRKTLQAAQG; from the coding sequence ATGAAGTCGTCCCAGCGACTGTCTGATCTGAGCGCGATGTCGCCCGATCAGCTCGGCGAGGAGCTCGTCAACCTGAAGAAGGAGCAGTTCAACCTGCGCTTCCAGCGGGCGACGGGTCAGCTCGAGAACGTCGCGCGCATCCGCGAGGTGCGCCGCGACATCGCCCGCGTCCGGACCCTGCAGCGCCGCAAGACGCTGCAGGCGGCGCAAGGCTAA
- the rplP gene encoding 50S ribosomal protein L16 produces the protein MLQPKKTKFRKQFKGRIHGTAKGGTDLNFGSYGLKALEPERVTARQIEAARRAITREMKRQGRVWIRIFPDVPVTQKPTEVRMGSGKGSPEYWAARVHPGRVMFEIDGVAEDIAREALRLGAAKLPVRTRFIQRIAD, from the coding sequence ATGCTGCAACCCAAGAAGACGAAGTTCCGCAAGCAGTTCAAGGGCCGCATCCACGGCACCGCGAAGGGCGGGACGGACCTGAACTTCGGCTCCTACGGCCTCAAGGCCCTGGAGCCCGAGCGCGTCACCGCGCGCCAGATCGAGGCGGCCCGCCGCGCGATCACCCGCGAGATGAAGCGCCAGGGCCGCGTGTGGATCCGGATCTTCCCGGACGTGCCCGTGACCCAGAAGCCGACCGAGGTCCGCATGGGCTCGGGCAAGGGCTCGCCCGAGTACTGGGCGGCCCGCGTCCACCCGGGCCGGGTCATGTTCGAGATCGACGGCGTCGCCGAGGACATCGCCCGCGAGGCGCTGCGCCTCGGCGCCGCCAAGCTGCCGGTCCGCACGCGCTTCATCCAGCGCATCGCGGATTGA
- the rpsC gene encoding 30S ribosomal protein S3 — MGQKVNPIGLRLGINRTWDSRWYANKGEYARLMHEDVAIRQALMKQLKQAAVSKIVIERPHRKCRVTIHSGRPGVVIGKKGADIEKLRKLVGTMTKADVTINIIEVRKPEIDATLVADSIAQQLERRVAFRRAMKRAVQSAMRLGAEGIRINCSGRLGGAEIARLEWYREGRVPLHTLRADVDYGTATAFTTYGTCGIKVWVFKGEILEHDPMAQDKRAQEEGGRSGGRRDRDRERGDRDRDRGDRGGRDAA; from the coding sequence ATGGGACAGAAAGTCAATCCGATCGGTCTCCGGCTCGGCATCAACCGGACCTGGGACTCGCGCTGGTACGCGAACAAGGGCGAGTATGCCCGCCTCATGCACGAGGACGTCGCGATCCGCCAGGCGCTGATGAAGCAGCTCAAGCAGGCGGCGGTCTCCAAGATCGTGATCGAGCGCCCGCACCGGAAGTGCCGCGTCACCATCCACTCGGGCCGCCCGGGCGTGGTGATCGGCAAGAAGGGCGCGGACATCGAGAAGCTGCGCAAGCTCGTCGGCACGATGACCAAGGCCGACGTGACGATCAACATCATCGAGGTGCGCAAGCCCGAGATCGACGCGACGCTCGTCGCCGACTCGATCGCCCAGCAGCTCGAGCGCCGCGTCGCCTTCCGGCGGGCCATGAAGCGCGCCGTGCAATCGGCGATGCGCCTCGGCGCCGAGGGCATCCGCATCAACTGCTCGGGCCGCCTCGGCGGGGCCGAGATCGCGCGGCTCGAATGGTACCGCGAGGGCCGGGTGCCGCTGCACACCCTGCGCGCCGACGTCGATTACGGCACGGCGACGGCCTTCACCACCTACGGCACCTGCGGGATCAAGGTGTGGGTGTTCAAGGGCGAGATCCTCGAGCACGACCCGATGGCCCAGGACAAGCGGGCCCAGGAGGAGGGCGGCCGCTCGGGCGGGCGTCGCGACCGTGATCGTGAGCGTGGCGACCGGGATCGCGACCGCGGCGATCGCGGCGGGCGCGACGCGGCCTGA
- the rplV gene encoding 50S ribosomal protein L22 yields MGKAAAPRALPENEAKAVARMLRVSPQKLNLVAQLIRGKKVANALADLQFSRKRIAVEVRKCLESAIANAENNHDLDVDDLVVKEAYVGKALVLKRFHARARGRGARILKPFANLTIVVREVRAEAA; encoded by the coding sequence ATGGGCAAGGCAGCAGCACCCCGCGCGCTCCCCGAGAACGAGGCGAAGGCCGTCGCGCGCATGCTGCGCGTCAGCCCGCAGAAGCTCAACCTCGTCGCGCAGCTGATCCGGGGCAAGAAGGTGGCGAACGCGCTCGCCGACCTGCAGTTCTCGCGCAAGCGCATCGCGGTCGAGGTCCGGAAGTGCCTCGAGAGCGCGATCGCCAACGCCGAGAACAACCACGACCTCGACGTCGACGACCTCGTGGTCAAGGAGGCCTACGTGGGCAAGGCGCTGGTTCTCAAGCGATTCCACGCCCGCGCCCGCGGCCGGGGGGCCCGCATCCTGAAGCCGTTCGCGAACCTCACCATCGTGGTGCGTGAGGTCCGGGCCGAGGCCGCCTGA